Proteins encoded within one genomic window of Candidatus Giovannonibacteria bacterium:
- the mraZ gene encoding division/cell wall cluster transcriptional repressor MraZ produces the protein MLIGEYLHTIDQKNRISVPSKFRKDLGTRLVLTRGLDRCLFLYPLGEWKELAEKLAKLPWGKAENRSFVRTMIAGAADAEIDSLGRILIPDYLKVYAKLAEAAVVVGLYSRVEIWNPDLWANYSELSRDSVEAIAEKLGESGLY, from the coding sequence ATGCTAATAGGCGAATATTTACACACAATAGACCAGAAAAACCGCATTTCAGTACCTTCAAAATTCCGCAAGGATTTGGGAACCCGGCTGGTGCTGACGCGAGGGCTGGATAGGTGCCTGTTTTTATATCCATTGGGTGAATGGAAAGAGCTTGCCGAAAAGCTCGCCAAACTCCCTTGGGGCAAAGCCGAGAACCGCAGCTTTGTGCGCACAATGATAGCGGGAGCCGCTGACGCTGAAATAGATTCTTTGGGGAGAATTTTAATTCCCGACTATCTCAAGGTCTACGCGAAATTGGCGGAGGCGGCAGTTGTTGTCGGACTTTACAGCAGAGTGGAGATTTGGAATCCGGATTTGTGGGCGAACTACAGCGAGCTTTCGCGGGACAGCGTTGAGGCGATAGCGGAGAAATTAGGAGAGAGCGGACTTTACTGA
- the greA gene encoding transcription elongation factor GreA, whose translation MNDLDSAYFSKEGLAKLKKELEALKTKKRKEIADRLEFAKSLGDLSENSEYQEAKESQILNEAKIAELEDMLRRAIVVEGGAKGGAANIGSKITVEDPSGQRLTFTIVGSNEASPAENKISNESPLGKALLGRKKYDSVSAQTPKGAVLYKIVDII comes from the coding sequence ATGAACGATCTAGATTCAGCTTATTTTTCAAAAGAAGGTCTGGCAAAGCTTAAAAAAGAACTTGAAGCGCTTAAGACCAAAAAACGGAAGGAAATAGCCGACCGGCTTGAGTTTGCGAAGAGCTTGGGTGATTTGTCGGAAAACTCGGAATATCAGGAGGCGAAAGAGTCGCAGATATTAAACGAGGCCAAAATAGCAGAGCTGGAAGATATGCTCCGCCGGGCCATAGTAGTTGAAGGCGGCGCCAAAGGAGGCGCCGCGAACATAGGGTCAAAAATCACGGTTGAAGACCCTTCCGGCCAGCGGCTCACCTTCACCATCGTTGGTTCAAACGAGGCCTCTCCCGCCGAGAACAAGATTTCAAACGAATCCCCGCTGGGCAAGGCGCTCTTGGGACGTAAAAAATACGATTCCGTTTCGGCTCAAACGCCAAAGGGCGCGGTTTTGTATAAAATCGTTGATATAATTTAA
- a CDS encoding prolyl-tRNA synthetase, with protein MRLSELFTKTRRTPPKDEESANAIFLEQGGFIKKEAAGVYTFLPLGLRVLNKIENIVREEMNRIGGAEILMPALHPAENWEATGRWNKFDALFKTESRFGGRYALGPTHEEIIYPLLKRFLSSYKDLPIKAYQIQTKFRDEKRAKAGLLRSREFRMKDFYSFHAGDKERDKFYEEMKRAYLKTFRRLGLKVIVAEASGGTFSELSLEFQVASAAGEDILFLCRKCGFARNKEIAAGGEKCRKCGGRTEEIKTIEAGNIFPLKEKFAEDFGLKFKDAKGKERLVSAGCYGLGTTRVMGAAVEAGHDERGIIWPKEIAPFQIHLIELDKDASKIYSRMVAEGREVLYDDRRGATAGEKFVDADLIGAPVRVVLSARTMKNGSVEIKKRDSNKIELIKTSNLYSYISKNS; from the coding sequence ATGCGGCTTTCGGAATTATTTACTAAAACCCGGAGGACTCCGCCAAAGGACGAGGAGAGCGCAAACGCCATTTTTTTGGAGCAGGGCGGGTTTATCAAAAAAGAAGCGGCTGGGGTTTATACCTTTTTGCCCTTGGGGCTCCGGGTTTTAAATAAGATAGAAAATATCGTCCGGGAGGAAATGAACAGAATCGGCGGCGCAGAAATTTTGATGCCTGCGCTGCATCCCGCCGAAAATTGGGAGGCGACAGGCAGATGGAATAAGTTTGACGCGCTTTTTAAAACCGAAAGCCGTTTTGGCGGCAGGTATGCTTTGGGCCCGACGCATGAAGAAATAATTTATCCGTTGCTTAAGCGTTTTTTAAGCTCGTATAAAGACCTGCCAATTAAGGCTTATCAGATTCAGACGAAGTTCAGGGACGAAAAAAGGGCAAAAGCCGGACTTTTGCGCTCGCGCGAATTTCGGATGAAGGATTTTTACAGCTTTCACGCGGGCGATAAAGAGCGCGACAAGTTTTATGAAGAGATGAAAAGGGCATATCTCAAAACTTTCCGGCGGCTTGGGCTTAAGGTGATAGTGGCGGAGGCGTCCGGCGGAACTTTTTCGGAGCTTTCGCTGGAGTTTCAGGTTGCTTCGGCCGCCGGAGAAGACATTTTGTTCTTATGCCGAAAGTGCGGTTTCGCGCGAAATAAAGAAATCGCCGCCGGCGGCGAAAAATGCCGAAAGTGCGGCGGGAGAACGGAAGAAATTAAAACAATAGAAGCGGGCAATATTTTCCCGTTAAAAGAAAAATTCGCCGAGGATTTCGGTTTGAAGTTCAAAGACGCCAAAGGAAAAGAACGACTGGTTTCAGCCGGATGCTACGGGTTGGGCACGACGCGCGTAATGGGGGCGGCGGTGGAGGCGGGGCACGATGAGCGCGGAATAATTTGGCCTAAGGAAATCGCGCCGTTCCAGATACATTTAATAGAGTTGGATAAAGACGCCTCAAAAATTTACTCCAGGATGGTTGCGGAGGGGAGGGAAGTGTTATATGATGACCGCCGAGGCGCGACTGCCGGAGAAAAATTTGTTGACGCCGACCTCATCGGCGCGCCAGTAAGGGTTGTTTTAAGCGCCCGGACGATGAAAAACGGCTCGGTGGAAATTAAAAAGCGTGATTCAAACAAAATTGAACTCATTAAAACTTCCAATCTTTATTCGTATATTAGTAAAAATTCGTAA
- the rsmH gene encoding 16S rRNA (cytosine(1402)-N(4))-methyltransferase RsmH, with amino-acid sequence MEAIHTPVLTEELKALLNLGKGDKAIDATMDGGGHAKMMLGLVGGEGIILGIDQDEAMIKLMPENKNFLTALGNFRNIDLLAKQKGFGKAKAILFDLGMSRWHLEQSGRGFSFGRSKEPLLMNLGAGAKSAAEIVNQTSERELTRIFREFGEEPRARLIAKKLVLARKKGKMLSVGDFLAALGIDDIRGKERLLARVFQALRIAVNDELAALLEGLLKGFEILLPGGRLAAISYHSLEDRIVKNFFKKLSADGRAEILTKKPIVAGDEEVRRNSSARSAKLRVLEKI; translated from the coding sequence ATGGAGGCGATTCACACCCCGGTTCTGACGGAAGAGTTAAAAGCTCTTTTAAATCTAGGGAAGGGCGATAAAGCGATTGACGCGACAATGGACGGCGGCGGGCACGCAAAGATGATGCTGGGGCTTGTCGGCGGCGAGGGAATTATTTTGGGCATAGACCAGGACGAAGCAATGATAAAACTGATGCCCGAGAATAAAAATTTTCTGACGGCGCTGGGTAATTTCAGAAACATTGACCTTTTGGCCAAGCAAAAAGGTTTCGGGAAAGCAAAAGCAATACTCTTTGATTTGGGAATGTCGCGGTGGCATCTGGAGCAAAGCGGGCGCGGGTTTTCCTTTGGCAGGTCTAAAGAGCCGCTGCTGATGAATTTGGGAGCCGGCGCGAAAAGCGCCGCGGAGATAGTTAATCAGACAAGCGAGCGCGAACTCACCCGCATATTCAGAGAATTCGGGGAAGAGCCAAGGGCGCGGCTGATTGCGAAAAAACTGGTTTTGGCCAGAAAGAAAGGGAAGATGCTTTCGGTAGGAGATTTTTTGGCGGCTTTGGGGATAGATGACATAAGAGGAAAAGAGAGGTTACTTGCGCGGGTTTTCCAAGCGCTGCGCATAGCCGTAAACGACGAGCTGGCCGCGCTTTTGGAAGGGCTTCTGAAAGGATTTGAAATTTTGCTTCCGGGCGGGCGGCTCGCCGCAATATCCTACCATTCTTTGGAGGACCGCATTGTGAAGAATTTTTTCAAGAAATTGAGCGCCGACGGGAGAGCCGAAATTTTAACAAAAAAGCCGATTGTTGCCGGAGATGAAGAAGTAAGACGCAACTCAAGCGCGAGGTCGGCAAAATTAAGAGTTTTAGAAAAAATATGA
- the lysS gene encoding lysine--tRNA ligase codes for MSSSGEEIRKHRVRKTGILRSFGIDPYPAAAPFALTEISAVKKNFKKRAAAKKSVCAAGRIMAKRGHGGAVFFDIFDGSNPPAGGLAAGGRIQIFMGEDKVGAEPYKLFADAADVGDFVAVCGRPFYTKKREPTIEAARWQMLAKSFLPLPEKWHGLQDIEERFRKRYLDVLMNPEVMERFLLRSGIVRNLRNILDKENYIEVETPILQPIYGGALAEPFKTRHRMLEMDMYLRIAPELYLKRLLAAGFNKIYEIGKNFRNEGLDATHNPEFTTVELYAAYKDAAYLRDFISETLEKLIKSVLGAPVFKFEGKALKFPKKVPTIKFWQTLERYALLPGAEKLNREDLALRAKQFGINSEGWETKEKISDEIFKKICRPKMTNPVYVVDYPIEMSPLAKNLPDGKAGISGNPKIVDRFQLIVGGLELANGFSELNDPEEQRRRLEAQEKLRAAENKEAHPMDEEFIEMLEYGMPPAAGLAVSIDRLAMLLTNTHNIKEVIIFPTMKPK; via the coding sequence ATGTCTTCTTCGGGAGAAGAAATAAGAAAACATCGCGTCAGGAAAACCGGCATTTTGCGCTCATTTGGGATTGACCCTTATCCCGCCGCCGCGCCGTTCGCGCTTACGGAAATAAGCGCCGTGAAAAAAAATTTTAAGAAGCGGGCCGCGGCAAAAAAATCCGTGTGCGCTGCCGGGAGAATTATGGCCAAGCGCGGGCACGGCGGAGCCGTTTTTTTTGATATTTTTGATGGTTCTAATCCGCCAGCTGGCGGACTCGCCGCAGGCGGGAGGATTCAGATTTTCATGGGAGAAGATAAAGTAGGCGCCGAGCCATATAAATTATTTGCGGATGCGGCCGACGTTGGCGATTTCGTCGCGGTCTGCGGCAGGCCTTTTTACACCAAAAAGCGCGAGCCGACCATTGAAGCCGCGCGCTGGCAGATGCTGGCAAAATCATTTCTTCCGCTGCCGGAGAAATGGCACGGGCTTCAGGATATTGAGGAGCGGTTCCGCAAAAGGTATCTGGACGTTTTGATGAATCCGGAGGTGATGGAGCGTTTTTTACTCCGATCCGGCATCGTACGAAATTTGCGGAATATTTTAGACAAGGAAAATTATATAGAAGTGGAAACCCCGATACTCCAACCGATATACGGCGGGGCGCTGGCAGAGCCGTTTAAGACGCGCCATCGCATGCTGGAGATGGATATGTATTTAAGAATCGCCCCGGAGCTTTATTTAAAAAGATTGCTCGCGGCGGGATTTAATAAAATTTACGAAATTGGAAAAAACTTCAGGAACGAGGGCTTGGACGCGACCCATAATCCTGAATTTACCACCGTAGAGCTTTACGCCGCTTACAAAGACGCGGCATACCTTAGGGATTTTATTTCCGAGACCTTGGAGAAGCTGATTAAAAGCGTTTTGGGCGCGCCGGTGTTTAAATTTGAAGGGAAGGCGCTCAAATTTCCAAAAAAAGTACCTACGATAAAATTCTGGCAGACGCTTGAAAGGTACGCCCTGCTTCCCGGAGCCGAAAAGTTGAACCGCGAGGATTTGGCTTTACGCGCGAAACAATTCGGCATAAATTCCGAAGGATGGGAAACAAAAGAAAAAATATCGGATGAGATTTTCAAAAAAATCTGCCGCCCCAAGATGACAAATCCGGTCTATGTCGTGGACTACCCGATAGAAATGTCTCCTTTGGCGAAAAACCTGCCCGACGGCAAGGCGGGTATTTCCGGCAACCCGAAGATTGTTGACCGTTTTCAGCTTATTGTTGGCGGCCTGGAACTTGCCAATGGCTTTTCCGAACTTAACGACCCGGAAGAGCAAAGGAGGCGCCTGGAGGCGCAGGAGAAATTAAGAGCCGCGGAAAACAAAGAGGCCCATCCGATGGACGAGGAGTTTATAGAAATGCTTGAATACGGCATGCCCCCGGCCGCGGGACTTGCCGTAAGCATAGACCGTCTGGCCATGCTTTTAACGAATACGCACAATATTAAGGAAGTTATCATTTTCCCCACAATGAAGCCGAAATGA
- a CDS encoding penicillin-binding protein 2 encodes MSINKIFFGGNRLILLVFLIIALSASAAGRLFFVQIVRNSYYLELAKNQQGFKRMLAAERGDIYFKTKDGELVKAATTKIGATIYLNMKLLDDPDGVLSKLDSITSIDKELFYKIIKKTNDPYEILKRRIGWEEAEKISALKLPGVGIEEERWRYYTGDALSSHALGFVSAEDSNEEPSGKYGVEKYYDDALLGAGGSIAGDQDANGFFIALTEELKVDAAEGEDIVLTVEPSLQRVAEAELAKLKTKWKAKSGGILIIDPKSGEIKALAGVPNFNPNEYQKEKDLGVFLNPFAEKIFELGSVFKPLTMSAAIDQGAVGPKTTYIDKGEVTINGRTIRNFDGKAHGERTMTQVLEESLNTGAVFAMQKVGGEKLKEYFHAFGLAEKTGVDLPGELKGDLSNLESGREIEFATAAFGQGIAVTPLELAMALSAVANGGKLMQPYLKDGAGPKFKRQVIKKETSETITKMLVDVVDMSLAGGRAKMPHYSIAAKTGTAQMPNAGGKGYSDEFLHSFFGYFPAYNPRFLILMFLERPQGVKYASQSMTDTFRSLIEFLINYYTIPPDR; translated from the coding sequence TTGTCTATCAATAAAATATTTTTCGGAGGAAATCGGCTGATTCTCCTGGTTTTTTTGATTATCGCCTTATCGGCGTCTGCTGCAGGGCGGCTTTTTTTTGTTCAAATTGTGCGGAACTCTTATTATCTGGAGCTTGCGAAAAATCAGCAGGGATTCAAGCGCATGCTTGCCGCGGAACGGGGGGATATTTATTTTAAAACAAAGGATGGGGAACTTGTAAAAGCCGCCACGACGAAAATCGGGGCGACGATTTATTTAAACATGAAACTGCTGGATGACCCCGACGGCGTCTTAAGTAAACTGGACTCCATTACCTCAATAGACAAAGAATTGTTTTATAAAATAATAAAAAAGACAAACGACCCTTATGAAATTTTGAAGCGCCGCATAGGATGGGAAGAGGCCGAGAAAATCTCCGCGCTCAAGCTGCCGGGTGTCGGCATTGAGGAAGAAAGATGGCGGTATTATACCGGGGACGCTTTGAGCAGCCACGCGTTAGGGTTTGTTTCCGCAGAGGACTCAAATGAAGAGCCGAGCGGCAAATACGGCGTTGAAAAATATTATGACGATGCTTTGCTGGGAGCAGGAGGCAGTATTGCCGGCGACCAGGACGCCAATGGTTTTTTTATCGCGCTTACCGAAGAGCTCAAAGTAGACGCTGCGGAGGGGGAAGACATCGTTTTGACTGTTGAGCCATCGCTTCAGCGCGTTGCCGAGGCGGAATTAGCAAAATTAAAAACCAAATGGAAAGCGAAAAGCGGGGGAATTTTAATTATTGACCCGAAAAGCGGCGAGATAAAGGCGCTTGCCGGAGTCCCCAATTTTAATCCGAACGAATATCAAAAAGAAAAAGATCTCGGCGTTTTTTTAAACCCTTTCGCGGAAAAAATATTTGAGCTTGGGTCGGTGTTTAAGCCGCTTACCATGTCTGCCGCAATAGACCAGGGCGCGGTTGGGCCAAAAACAACCTATATTGATAAGGGCGAGGTGACCATAAACGGCAGAACTATTAGAAATTTTGACGGCAAAGCCCACGGCGAGCGCACCATGACGCAGGTTTTGGAAGAATCGTTGAACACCGGCGCGGTTTTTGCGATGCAAAAGGTCGGCGGCGAGAAGTTAAAGGAATATTTTCACGCGTTCGGACTCGCAGAAAAAACCGGCGTGGACCTGCCGGGCGAGCTTAAAGGCGATTTGAGCAATCTGGAATCCGGCCGTGAGATTGAGTTTGCCACGGCGGCTTTCGGTCAGGGAATAGCCGTGACGCCGCTTGAGCTTGCAATGGCGCTCTCGGCTGTCGCAAACGGCGGCAAGCTTATGCAGCCATATTTGAAGGACGGAGCCGGGCCAAAATTCAAGCGCCAGGTTATAAAAAAAGAAACTTCCGAGACAATCACAAAAATGCTTGTTGACGTGGTAGACATGTCTTTGGCCGGCGGGCGGGCCAAGATGCCGCATTATTCCATTGCCGCGAAAACGGGAACTGCCCAGATGCCCAACGCCGGCGGCAAGGGGTACTCCGACGAATTTCTGCACTCTTTTTTCGGCTACTTCCCGGCTTACAATCCCAGATTTTTGATTCTTATGTTTTTAGAACGCCCGCAGGGCGTGAAATATGCCTCTCAATCAATGACCGATACCTTCAGGTCTCTGATTGAGTTTTTAATAAATTACTATACCATACCTCCGGACAGATGA
- a CDS encoding transposase, with the protein MNKKITFEGEHSVYHIFSRGVEKRDIFADDDDRNRFLFLLCALQGNVFFNHISSLAKKFGQRGTSALQEIERDIFNAQIVELIGFVLMPNHYHLMLLELQENGISKFMSRLGNSYTKYFNLRHKRSGYLFSSHCHKILVDTNEYLLHLSAYIHRNPRELIGWRNKESKYPWSSYQDYIGSNRFGNFINRSILLDQFSSSEEYGAFVSSSKAKDYEDFLVNLAG; encoded by the coding sequence ATGAACAAGAAAATAACTTTTGAGGGCGAGCATTCGGTATACCACATTTTTAGCAGAGGCGTGGAAAAACGTGATATTTTTGCTGATGACGACGACAGAAATAGATTTTTATTTTTGCTCTGCGCGCTTCAGGGTAATGTATTTTTCAATCACATTTCCAGCCTAGCGAAAAAATTTGGTCAACGTGGCACGTCGGCGCTTCAAGAAATTGAGCGAGACATTTTTAATGCGCAGATCGTTGAGCTTATTGGATTTGTTTTGATGCCAAATCACTACCATTTGATGCTTCTGGAATTACAAGAAAATGGAATTAGTAAGTTTATGAGCAGATTAGGAAATAGCTACACTAAATATTTCAACCTTAGACACAAGCGCAGTGGCTACTTGTTCAGCAGCCACTGCCATAAAATATTGGTTGATACCAATGAATATCTTTTGCATTTATCTGCGTATATTCACCGCAATCCTAGAGAGTTGATTGGTTGGCGCAATAAAGAATCTAAGTATCCATGGTCTAGTTATCAAGATTATATCGGTTCGAATAGATTCGGCAATTTTATAAACAGGTCTATTTTGTTGGATCAATTTTCTAGTTCTGAAGAGTACGGCGCGTTTGTAAGCAGCAGCAAAGCAAAGGATTATGAAGATTTTTTGGTCAACCTGGCAGGTTGA
- a CDS encoding rod shape-determining protein, giving the protein MFNKIFGAFSKDLGIDLGTANTLVYVKGEGIVINEPSVVALNQKTGQVVAIGNEAKKMVGRTPGHIVAMRPLVEGVISDFEVTAEMLTYFIKSVHSATSQLFARPRVVIGIPSSITEVERRAVRDAAHSAGAREVYLVEEPMAAAIGARLPIQEAVGSMVIDLGGGTTDIAVISLGGIVASRNLRIAGDRFNEDIANYARDEFKLLIGERTAEDVKISIGSVWKTNEVLEGTLRGRDLVTGLPREVLITDSDVRAALSKSTKTIVEAVKATIEDTPPELVADIMHRGILLVGGGGLIRGLDRLLERETKMPVYLMEDPLTAVVRGTGIILEDLEGLREVFIEDDYDIPPK; this is encoded by the coding sequence ATGTTTAATAAAATTTTCGGAGCATTTTCAAAAGACCTGGGGATTGATTTAGGCACGGCCAACACCCTGGTTTATGTAAAAGGCGAAGGGATTGTGATAAACGAGCCGTCCGTCGTCGCGCTTAACCAAAAAACCGGGCAGGTGGTGGCTATCGGCAACGAGGCGAAGAAAATGGTCGGCCGCACGCCGGGGCATATCGTGGCCATGCGCCCTTTGGTGGAGGGCGTGATTTCTGATTTTGAGGTGACGGCGGAGATGCTTACTTATTTTATAAAAAGCGTGCATAGCGCGACTTCTCAGCTTTTCGCGAGGCCCAGAGTCGTCATCGGCATTCCTTCAAGCATTACAGAGGTTGAGCGAAGAGCCGTGAGAGACGCGGCTCACAGCGCCGGCGCGAGGGAAGTTTATTTGGTGGAAGAGCCGATGGCCGCCGCCATCGGCGCGCGCCTGCCCATACAAGAAGCGGTCGGAAGCATGGTTATAGATTTGGGCGGAGGGACCACGGATATAGCGGTAATTTCGCTTGGGGGGATAGTCGCTTCGCGCAATCTACGCATTGCCGGAGACAGATTCAACGAAGATATTGCCAATTACGCCAGGGACGAATTTAAGCTTCTTATCGGCGAGCGCACCGCGGAGGATGTTAAAATTTCAATCGGCTCCGTTTGGAAAACAAATGAGGTTTTGGAGGGGACTTTGCGCGGCCGGGATTTGGTCACCGGTTTGCCGAGAGAAGTTTTGATTACGGACAGCGACGTGCGGGCGGCTCTCTCAAAATCAACTAAGACAATCGTTGAGGCGGTGAAAGCGACCATTGAAGACACCCCTCCGGAACTTGTGGCGGACATTATGCACCGCGGGATATTGCTTGTGGGCGGAGGAGGATTGATAAGAGGCCTGGACCGGCTCTTGGAAAGGGAGACAAAAATGCCGGTTTATCTGATGGAAGACCCGCTCACGGCGGTCGTCCGCGGCACCGGCATAATTTTGGAGGATTTGGAGGGACTCCGCGAAGTTTTTATTGAAGACGACTATGACATTCCGCCGAAATAA
- a CDS encoding site-2 protease family protein: MIITAFIFIAILLILVLSHEFGHFFAARAFGIKVEEFGFGIPPRILELWRDKRGTLFSLNLLPFGGFVKIFGEEGDAGDKLGSFGSKSAPKRAVILASGVFANIILAYFALTLVSGLGVLQAVSEEESGNYPDAKIIIMDIAPDSPAERAGIIPGDQIPGFQKIGEVQNFIKQNQGKNISLSLIRGEKSLAVSALSRQNPPEGEGPLGIALGLVRVKKSPWYLAPIDGAKFTWEILKGTVLGLWGLIQSLFKREALPVEVAGPVGIFNITSSAINLGFGVLLILIAVLSVNLALVNILPFPGLDGGRLFFLLIEALRGKRISSRTSALAHSLGLMILIALMLAITYRDIAKIF, encoded by the coding sequence ATTTTTTCGCGGCGCGGGCTTTCGGAATAAAAGTTGAAGAATTCGGCTTTGGAATCCCGCCGCGCATTCTGGAGCTATGGCGGGACAAGCGCGGGACGCTTTTTTCTTTGAACCTTCTGCCCTTCGGCGGGTTCGTAAAAATTTTCGGCGAGGAAGGAGACGCCGGCGATAAGCTGGGCAGTTTCGGCTCAAAATCTGCGCCAAAAAGAGCCGTGATACTGGCCAGCGGAGTATTTGCCAATATTATTTTGGCTTATTTCGCGCTTACTTTGGTCAGTGGTTTGGGCGTCCTGCAAGCCGTCTCCGAAGAAGAAAGCGGCAATTATCCCGACGCCAAAATAATTATTATGGATATCGCCCCGGATTCACCCGCCGAGCGCGCCGGTATAATACCAGGAGACCAAATCCCAGGATTTCAAAAAATAGGAGAAGTGCAAAACTTTATTAAACAAAACCAAGGCAAAAATATCTCGCTTTCTCTGATTCGGGGAGAAAAATCGCTTGCGGTCAGCGCTCTGTCCCGCCAGAATCCGCCGGAAGGCGAGGGGCCGTTGGGAATTGCTCTTGGGCTTGTGCGCGTAAAAAAATCTCCGTGGTATCTGGCTCCGATAGACGGCGCGAAGTTCACTTGGGAAATTTTAAAAGGAACGGTTTTGGGACTGTGGGGGCTTATCCAAAGCCTTTTTAAAAGAGAAGCTTTGCCTGTTGAAGTGGCGGGTCCCGTTGGAATTTTCAACATTACCTCTTCCGCAATCAATCTGGGCTTCGGCGTACTCCTTATATTAATTGCCGTTTTATCCGTTAATCTTGCCCTAGTCAATATTCTGCCGTTTCCGGGTTTGGACGGCGGGAGATTATTTTTTCTTTTGATTGAGGCCTTGCGCGGCAAGCGCATTTCTTCCAGAACCAGCGCTTTGGCTCACAGCTTGGGGCTTATGATTTTAATCGCCCTTATGCTTGCCATAACCTACCGCGACATTGCTAAAATCTTCTGA